The genomic segment CAATTCCGTTCTTCTTCAACAGCGCCATCAACTGCTCCAGATATCGTTCCGACAATCCCTGCCTTTCCGCAATGGTATTGATAGAGACCGGTTCTGTCTCACTGTAAAGCGCCAGATCAATCAGCGCACGCAGTCCGTATCTCCCTTTTGTCGAAAGCTTCATTTACAGAAATCCCTTCTTTCTGTGTTTTTAATTTTATATAAAATATCTTTCTTTTGAAAATCCCTAGTAAAATACTGGGATTTCATACATGACAATAACACTCAAAAGCGGTTCTGTCAAGGATAACCTCAGAATATATTGTAAAAATCCGTTTTGTCAGGTGTCTTATGTCTTATAAAAACAAATTAGTACGTGGAGCCCTCCTTCTGACGGCTGTAGGATTTCTCTCCCGACTGATGGGATTTTTCTACCGGATCTTTTTAAGCCATACATTCTCAGAAGAAGCCATCGGGCTTTATCAGTTGATTTTTCCCATCTTTGCCCTCTGTATCGCTGGTTGCTGTGCAGGAATCGAAACTGCCCTTTCCCGCACCATTTCCAGAAAATGTTCTGAAAAGAAAGAAAAAGAAGGACAACACTTTTTCCTGCTCGCCCTCGGTCTGTCTCTTCTGTGTTCTCTCTGTCTTCTGATTCTTCTCCAGATCTTTTCCTCGCAAATTGCTGTTTATCTTTTAAGAGAACCTCGCTGTCAACCCCTTTTACTCCTGCTTTCCTATGCATTACCCTTCGCTTCCATTCACGGATGTGTCTGTGGGTATTTTTTCGGTCTGCAGAAAACAGGCGTTCCTGCCATCTCCCAACTGATGGAGCAGCTCTTTCGAATCGGAACTGTTTGCCTGGTCTGTATCATTCTTTCCAAAAATGGACAGTCTCCATCCATTTCCTGTGCTGTTTTTGGTCTGGTTGCCGGAGAATTCATTGCCGCATTCTTTTCCCTGTGGCACGTTTCTGATTTTTTCGGAACCCGGATATCTCCGGTTGTACTTACCGGTTTTTTCCGGGAATTTCTTCCATTATCCCTGCCACTGACTGCAAATCGGATCTTCTTGACTCTGCTTCAGAGTGTCGAGGCTATCCTGATCCCTGTCCGTTTGCAGCTTCACGGCATGAGTACTTCCGCCGCCTTATCCACCTACGGAGTTCTGACCGGAATGGCACTGCCCTGCATTCTTTTTCCTTCCGCCATCACCAGTTCAATCTCTATTATGCTGACTCCCACAGTCGCCGGATTACAGTCCAAAGACGCCCGGCACTCCCTGACACATGCCATTCGCAAATCCGTTACATTTTGCATCCTTCTCGGAATCCTGAGCCTTTTGCTTTTTCTTGTATTTGGCCAGTTCATTGGGAAAATGATTTTTCACAGCGAAACTGCCGGCCGTTTTTTACGTACTCTCGCCTGGATCTGTCCCTTCCTTTATTCCAACAGTGCTCTGCTGAGTATTCTGACCGGACTTGGGGAAACTACGCAGACACTCCTGATCAATTCTGCAGGAATTTTCCTTCGTATATTGAGTATTTTATTTCTGGTACCGGAATTCGGGATCTATGGGTACCTGATCGGACTGTTATCCAGTCAATTGCTTGTCTGCCTGCTCTCCTTTTCCCGGCTCTACAAAGAATTCAGGTAAATTTTCATGCAGACCGGATTCACATACGCTTCCGTCAGGATACCGATTGCAAACGTCATGAGCAACACAAATCCTTTGGTTTTGTTCCAGCGAACTTCCGGGTATCTGTAATCCATCCAGACCAGAAGCAGGGTAGCCGGGGCATAGAAGCACCATTGAGGGAATCCTCCGATCAGACAGATCACGATTCCGGCAATTCCTCTTTGCAGTACCGCCGTCACAAACAGCAAGCCCAGAAGAAAGCTGTTTCCAGCCAGCCAGATCATTCCCACCGGTTTTCTGTATCTTGAAACGCTTAACGCAAGCAACAGGATCAATGGAATCAGCCTGATTTTCAACAGATAGAACAGATACTCTTTCTTCTGAACCGTTATCCTTGCATATTCGGACAGAAAAAAAGTCTGGAACACTCCCTTTTGTTCCAGAAATGTATCCAGCTTCCAATTGGCATAGATCACGCCCAGACAAAGTCCTGTAAAGAAGATCAAAATCAGTATATGTTTTCCTTTTCCCATAAAAAACCTCCCGGACATACCATATCACACTTGTGATAATATATTGCCGAGAGGTTTTTCTTATGACAGGATTCAACCTGTTACCTTCATTTGATTTCTTTTTATTTTTGGCAGAACCATCCTTCGCTTTCAGATCGGCCAATTTCAGATCAATCTACGCATGATATTTTACTGCATAAGACATCAATGCCGCAATCGTCTTGGAATCCTCAATCTTCTGCTCCAGGATCATTGTCTTTAACTCGTCCATTGTAAATGCTTTCACATCAATGTATTCATCTTCGTCCAGATGCTGACGCGTTGCATTCAGATTTCTCGCGGTGTAGATCTCGATCCGCTCATCACAGAATGCCACCGTCGTACGCACCGTAATCAGCAATTCCATGTCTTCCGTATAATAGCCGGTTTCTTCTTCCAGCTCACGGATTGCACAGGTGAGCCCTGACTCTTCCGGAGTATCCAACTTTCCTGCCGGAATCTCCCAGGTTTCTCTCTCCAGAGCGTTCCGATACTGTCTCACCATCAGGATTCTTCCGTCTTCCAGCACCGGAACCACCGCAGCTGCTCCGTTATGATGGATAAAGTCCCATTCTGCAGTATTTCCGTTTTCAAACTGCATGGTGTCGCGATAAATGTCAAGTACAGAACCCTTATACATCAGTTCCCTTTTGATTCTTTTAACCTCTTCACTCATCTTCCTACAGTTCTCCTAATAATTTCTGTGCACTGACTAATTTTACACTCAGTACAAAAATCTCACATGCTACTTTCAGATCCTCAAGCGTCGGATAAGACGGTGCGATACGAATGTTGCTGTCATGCGGATCCTTTCCGTACGGGAAGGTTGCGCCTGCCCCCGTCATTACAAGCCCTGCTTCTTTTGCTTTTGCCACAATCGCTTTTGCACAGCCATCCATTGCATCAAAGGAAATAAAGTATCCGCCTCTCGGTGCCATCCAGCTTCCGATCTCCAGACCGCCCAGTTCACGATCCAGCGTTTCCAGAACCGTATCAAATTTCGGTCTTAAGATCTCTGCCTGCTTTTTCATATGATTCACCATACCGGAAATATTTTTAAAATAGCGGGCATGACGAAGCTGATTTAGTTTATCGTGTCCGATCGTCTGAATAGTGAGCTGACGTTTGATATCTACTAGGTTTCCTTCTGATGCAGCAATTGCCGCAATACCGGATCCCGGGAATGTAATCTTGGATGTAGAAGAAAACTTATAAACCATATCCGGATTTCCAGCCTTCTTACACTCCATCAGGATTTCCAGAAGATAATCCTGTTTGTCATCATACAGGTGATGAATGGTATAAGCATTATCCCAGTAAATTCTGAAATCCTTTGCTGCCGGTTTCAGATTTGCGAAACGATAAACCGTTTCGTCGGAATAAGTAATTCCCTGTGGATTTGAATATTTCGGAACACACCAGATTCCCTTGATACTCTCATCTTCTGACACCAGTTTTTCTACCATGTCCATATCCGGACCTTCCGGTGTCATCGGAACATTGATCATCTCAATTCCGAAAAATTCTGTAATTGCAAAATGTCTGTCATATCCCGGAACAGGACATAAGAATTTCACTTTATCTAATTTGCTCCACGGCGTAGAACCCATAACTCCGTGCGTCATAGAACGGGCTACCGTATCATACATCACATTCAGACTGGAATTTCCATAGATTACGATGTTATCTTTCGGTACTTCCATCATATCTGCAAGCAACTGTTTTGCCTCTCCGATTCCATCCAGCACACCATAGTTTCTGCAGTCTACTCCTTCTGTACACTTCAGATCAGACTTGCTGGTCAGTACATCCATCATCCCCATGGAAAGATCCAACTGCTCTGTGGATGGCTTTCCCCTGGACATATCAAGCTTTAAGCCTTTTGCCTTTACTTCCTGAAACTGTCTTTCCAGCTCTTCTTTTACGCCGCTAAGTTCCTCTTTTGTCATATCTTTGTACGCCGTCATCACAATTCCCTCCATTTTTATTCACTGTTTGTCATTGTAAATGGTTTTCGACTTTTCGTCAATAAAATCCTGCATTTTTTAAGTGTGAAAACGCATTTTTTCGTTATTATACAGTCAGAAATGAATTTTTTGATTTCATTTTATTCATTTCCAACAAATTCCAAGCCACTTTTTGTCGTACACCTTACAAAAAAGGGAAGCTGCTCCTGCAACTTCCCCTTTTCTTATTCATTTTTCATTTTATTCGGCTTTTATTTAGCATAATCGGAAACTCTTGATTCCCGAATTACGTTCACCTTGATCTGACCCGGATACTCAAGTTCGAATTCGATCTTCTTAGCGATCTCTCGAGCCATCAATACCATATCTTCATCAGATACCTGTTCCGGAACTACCATTACTCGAATCTCTCTACCTGCCTGAATTGCAAAAGATTTATCTACGCCCTTAAACTGGTTCGTGATATCCTCTAACTGTTTTAATCTGTTTGTGTATGTCTCTAATGTTTCACGTCTTGCGCCCGGACGTGCAGCGGAAATCGTATCCGCAGCCTGTACGACACAGGCGATCAGTGACTGTGGTTCTACATCTCCGTGATGGGATTCCACTGCATTAATAATTGTTGCGGATTCTTTGTATTTTCTACAAAGATCTGCACCAATCTGCACATGGGATCCTTCCACATCATGATCGATCGATTTACCAATATCATGTAATAAACCGGCACGCTTGGCAACTCTGACATCCAGTCCTATCTCGCCAGCTAACAATCCGGATAATTGCGCAACTTCAATGGAATGCTTTAATGCATTCTGACCATAACTTGTTCGAAACTTCATACGTCCAAGAAGTCGGATCAGTTCCGGATGGATACCCGGCACACCAACTTCAAGCGCAGCAGCTTCTCCTTCTTCTCTGATCATGGAGTCCACATCTTTCTGAGCTTTCTCCACCATCTCTTCGATTCGGGCCGGATGAATACGTCCGTCTACAATCAGACGTTCCAGCGCAATTCGTGCAACCTCTCTTCGAATCGGATCAAATCCGGAAAGAACGACTGCTTCCGGAGTATCGTCTATAATCAATTCCACTCCTGTCATTGTCTCCAACGTACGGATATTTCTACCCTCACGTCCAATGATTCGTCCCTTCATTTCATCATTCGGAAGTTGTACGACTGAAATCGTAGTTTCTGCAACATGATCTGCAGCGCATCTCTGGATTGCGGTAACGACGTATTCTTTCGCCTTCTTGTCCGCTTCCGCCTTTGCCTGCGTCTCTAATTCCTTGATCATCTTTGCAGTGTCATGCTTCACATCTTCTTCAACAGTTTTCAACAGATATTCTTTTGCCTGTTCGGAGGTAAGTCCTGAGATTCTTTCCAGTTCCTGTACTCTTTTCTTGCTGAGCTCTTCCACTTTCGCTTCACGCTGTTTGAAATGCTCTTCCTTTGCTGTAAAACTAGCTTCCCTTTGCTCCATCGCAGAAGTTCTTTTATCAAGAGCCTCTTCCTTTGCCAGGACACGTTTCTCATAACGCTGTAATTCAGAGCGTCTTTCCTTCGTCTCCCTTTCCAGTTCGTTCTTTGTCTTGATAGATTCTTCTTTTACTTCAAGCAGTGCTTCTTTTTTTGTTGTTTCAGCAGTCTTCACTGCATAATCAATAATCTCTCTTGCTCTTGTCTCAGCATTTCCAATCTTTGACTCTGCGTTCTTCTTCAGATTGGATACTGTTAAAAAGTGAGTGACAACACCAACTATCAATGCGAGGGCTATGGCAATAACTACAACATATACTATTGGCACAGGAGCACCTCCTTATTTAGTTTTCATTGTACATTTTATTATAAAAATACAACAGTTAAATTTTATACTGTTTTCACAACAATGTCAAGCATTGCCAATATTATTTTGTACCACTTGACGGATGTCCTCGTACCGGAACCCTTTTCGTGCCAGATAACCGTAGATTTTCTGTACTTTTACCGGATCTTCTATATTTTCAAAAAATCTTTTTTTCTGAAGAATCTTCAGAATTGCTTCCTGATCCCCTCCGGTTTCTCCGTAACTTTGTTCCATTGCCCACTCTATCTTTTCCGCAGAAAGATTCTTTTGTCTGAGCAGCATCAGAATCTCTCTTCTGCTTTTTGACTCTTTGCGGACCTCGATAAAATGAAGGGCATACCGTTCATCGTCAATATATCCGAACTTCTTTACGTATGTGATCGCTTCCTCGATCACCTCTTCGGGATACAAATCCTTTTTCAGACGGTTTCTCAGTTCTCCCTCCGTCCTGTCTGACAGACTCAGAAGATGCATGGCACGCAGTTTTGCTCGCTTTCTGAGTATTTCATTTTTAATTTTTTCCTGTTGTTCCTCCGTCAACTCTTCGCCTTCTTTTAGATGAAAACGGGAGACTTCCCCCTTGTACAGAGCAAAAGAAGTCTCCCCGTCCAATTCAATTCGGCATTTTTTCGATGTCAACGGCTCAATTTTCGTAATAATCATCTTATCCTGTTGCCTGTTTCATTTTCTGTTCGCCGTGTTTATTTTGAGCTTTTTTCCGCACCGATGATTCTGGAAGTTGCTTTCTTTTCCGGCTTGTCAGCAGCTGCATCTGCTTTTTTCTCCGGCTGCTCTTCTTCCTCCTCTTCCTTCGGCTTGTAATGATCACGTACTTTTTTCTCTAGTTCTTCCATGATCTCCGGATGTTCTCTCAGATAGGTCTTGGCATTCTCCCGTCCCTGTCCTATCTTATCTCCGTTGTATGCATACCATGCACCACTCTTATTCACAGCATTTATACTGGTGGCAAGATCCAGAATATCTCCCTCTTTGGAAATTCCTTTTCCGAACATAATATCAAATTCAGCCTCTTTAAACGGTGGTGCGATCTTATTCTTTACGACCTTGATCCTGGTACGGTTTCCGACCATCTCTCCGCCCTGCTTCAACGTCTCGATCCGGCGTACATCCATTCTCACGGAAGCATAGAACTTCAGTGCACGTCCTCCGGTCGTTGTCTCCGGATTTCCAAACATCACACCAACCTTTTCACGGAGCTGGTTGATAAAGATCACGATACAGTTGGATTTGCTGATTACAGGAGTCAGTTTCCGAAGTGCCTGAGACATCAGACGCGCCTGCAGACCCACATGGGAATCTCCCATATCTCCTTCAATCTCCTGTCTCGGAACCAGAGCTGCCACAGAGTCCACAACGATAATATCAATGGCTCCGGATCGTACCATCGTCTCTGTAATCTCCAGGGCCTGATCTCCGCTGTCCGGCTGGGAAATATATAATTCATCAATATCCACTCCGATATTCTTTGCATATACAGGGTCCAACGCATGCTCTGCATCTACAAATCCTGCAATACCGCCTCTCTTCTGTACCTCCGCGATCATATGGAGGGCAACCGTCGTCTTACCACTGGACTCCGGTCCGTAAATCTCGATAATACGTCCTTTCGGCACTCCGCCAAGTCCCAGTGCCAGATCCAGACTCAGGCATCCGGTAGGAACCGTCTCCACATTAACATTGGCAGCGGAATCTCCAAGCTTCATTACCGTTCCCTTACCGAAATCTTTCTCTAATTTTGCGATTGCAGCCTCTAAGGCCTTTTTCTTGCTATCTTCAATTGCCATAATCAATCTCCTTCTAATACCGAACAGTTGTTCGTTCTTTACTTATAGTAGTATATCTGTTAGAAAATGTCAACTGGAAT from the Mediterraneibacter butyricigenes genome contains:
- a CDS encoding oligosaccharide flippase family protein, translated to MSYKNKLVRGALLLTAVGFLSRLMGFFYRIFLSHTFSEEAIGLYQLIFPIFALCIAGCCAGIETALSRTISRKCSEKKEKEGQHFFLLALGLSLLCSLCLLILLQIFSSQIAVYLLREPRCQPLLLLLSYALPFASIHGCVCGYFFGLQKTGVPAISQLMEQLFRIGTVCLVCIILSKNGQSPSISCAVFGLVAGEFIAAFFSLWHVSDFFGTRISPVVLTGFFREFLPLSLPLTANRIFLTLLQSVEAILIPVRLQLHGMSTSAALSTYGVLTGMALPCILFPSAITSSISIMLTPTVAGLQSKDARHSLTHAIRKSVTFCILLGILSLLLFLVFGQFIGKMIFHSETAGRFLRTLAWICPFLYSNSALLSILTGLGETTQTLLINSAGIFLRILSILFLVPEFGIYGYLIGLLSSQLLVCLLSFSRLYKEFR
- a CDS encoding stage II sporulation protein M, with product MGKGKHILILIFFTGLCLGVIYANWKLDTFLEQKGVFQTFFLSEYARITVQKKEYLFYLLKIRLIPLILLLALSVSRYRKPVGMIWLAGNSFLLGLLFVTAVLQRGIAGIVICLIGGFPQWCFYAPATLLLVWMDYRYPEVRWNKTKGFVLLMTFAIGILTEAYVNPVCMKIYLNSL
- a CDS encoding NUDIX domain-containing protein; the encoded protein is MSEEVKRIKRELMYKGSVLDIYRDTMQFENGNTAEWDFIHHNGAAAVVPVLEDGRILMVRQYRNALERETWEIPAGKLDTPEESGLTCAIRELEEETGYYTEDMELLITVRTTVAFCDERIEIYTARNLNATRQHLDEDEYIDVKAFTMDELKTMILEQKIEDSKTIAALMSYAVKYHA
- a CDS encoding PLP-dependent aminotransferase family protein; this translates as MTAYKDMTKEELSGVKEELERQFQEVKAKGLKLDMSRGKPSTEQLDLSMGMMDVLTSKSDLKCTEGVDCRNYGVLDGIGEAKQLLADMMEVPKDNIVIYGNSSLNVMYDTVARSMTHGVMGSTPWSKLDKVKFLCPVPGYDRHFAITEFFGIEMINVPMTPEGPDMDMVEKLVSEDESIKGIWCVPKYSNPQGITYSDETVYRFANLKPAAKDFRIYWDNAYTIHHLYDDKQDYLLEILMECKKAGNPDMVYKFSSTSKITFPGSGIAAIAASEGNLVDIKRQLTIQTIGHDKLNQLRHARYFKNISGMVNHMKKQAEILRPKFDTVLETLDRELGGLEIGSWMAPRGGYFISFDAMDGCAKAIVAKAKEAGLVMTGAGATFPYGKDPHDSNIRIAPSYPTLEDLKVACEIFVLSVKLVSAQKLLGEL
- the rny gene encoding ribonuclease Y, giving the protein MPIVYVVVIAIALALIVGVVTHFLTVSNLKKNAESKIGNAETRAREIIDYAVKTAETTKKEALLEVKEESIKTKNELERETKERRSELQRYEKRVLAKEEALDKRTSAMEQREASFTAKEEHFKQREAKVEELSKKRVQELERISGLTSEQAKEYLLKTVEEDVKHDTAKMIKELETQAKAEADKKAKEYVVTAIQRCAADHVAETTISVVQLPNDEMKGRIIGREGRNIRTLETMTGVELIIDDTPEAVVLSGFDPIRREVARIALERLIVDGRIHPARIEEMVEKAQKDVDSMIREEGEAAALEVGVPGIHPELIRLLGRMKFRTSYGQNALKHSIEVAQLSGLLAGEIGLDVRVAKRAGLLHDIGKSIDHDVEGSHVQIGADLCRKYKESATIINAVESHHGDVEPQSLIACVVQAADTISAARPGARRETLETYTNRLKQLEDITNQFKGVDKSFAIQAGREIRVMVVPEQVSDEDMVLMAREIAKKIEFELEYPGQIKVNVIRESRVSDYAK
- a CDS encoding regulatory protein RecX, whose amino-acid sequence is MIITKIEPLTSKKCRIELDGETSFALYKGEVSRFHLKEGEELTEEQQEKIKNEILRKRAKLRAMHLLSLSDRTEGELRNRLKKDLYPEEVIEEAITYVKKFGYIDDERYALHFIEVRKESKSRREILMLLRQKNLSAEKIEWAMEQSYGETGGDQEAILKILQKKRFFENIEDPVKVQKIYGYLARKGFRYEDIRQVVQNNIGNA
- the recA gene encoding recombinase RecA, translated to MAIEDSKKKALEAAIAKLEKDFGKGTVMKLGDSAANVNVETVPTGCLSLDLALGLGGVPKGRIIEIYGPESSGKTTVALHMIAEVQKRGGIAGFVDAEHALDPVYAKNIGVDIDELYISQPDSGDQALEITETMVRSGAIDIIVVDSVAALVPRQEIEGDMGDSHVGLQARLMSQALRKLTPVISKSNCIVIFINQLREKVGVMFGNPETTTGGRALKFYASVRMDVRRIETLKQGGEMVGNRTRIKVVKNKIAPPFKEAEFDIMFGKGISKEGDILDLATSINAVNKSGAWYAYNGDKIGQGRENAKTYLREHPEIMEELEKKVRDHYKPKEEEEEEQPEKKADAAADKPEKKATSRIIGAEKSSK